A genome region from Blautia coccoides includes the following:
- a CDS encoding discoidin domain-containing protein: protein MKSWKRWNRAFGATLATALVCTSVNFPVYIQAAVEDQGSVPAAVTEEIPQAVGTVYHVDSENGSDESGDGSEAKPFKTLAKVNAIELQPGDGISLKKGSIFDNQQLAPKGTGTQEKPIVIDTYGEGSMPVINAGGFRRTGNMIDSDIPGVKVPEYAGYKEAVLIQNMEYTYVTGLEVTNDDAFNETSDAADENNLNSGSDDVVPRRLGIHVTIDERETVNKTLEDDKEYNTIVIDGCYVHDVDGNENRGVNKVDGGIGVEVIFSSKAGVYPYFNGVTIQNNRIDQCDRTGIKAIRLSDLDQFKNNDPNKTGYDPNNDADNNSANDGVRHDNIRYKGQAQRGLHIVGNYLSDIGGDGILVCEAQGAVVEHNVVNGQAMRAKGANAGIWAWNSFDTLFRYNESFDGPAYNQDGCSYDSDYWCAGTIFEYNYSHDTPMGFMLMMGNNNTDVIRYNVSQNDGLAWRHGAGNTNSASYIYNNVFYYDGANWVFNHSNGGGSAMGSAYNWHMYNNIYYNYNEEVTSKWGSADTTADSWKNSYLQQAGNLVYEASGIHDPGEIPNAIQADPLFENPGGGQSAVISEDGMSAVSDWESLKAYALKDGSPAIGNGVYVNVVPATSQENMGLWDYTSDRNAKTDFFGNPLYDGAPDIGIMEMTGVKGADFSLESNAGYKVYDPECGEYLASGEDGLEVNASGSQFVMENAGGGYKVKIWDTESNAYLYLNIDGGAAVLTEKDATVWTAVDMLNGLHQLKSGDDFLVCNNDGTLSLGAAGTDWKFILQEHSKSYNVGGDAIDGFSADQAYDANKKLSGYVDEYSGLTSSRSGVYATGVTADTIEYKVYASDTAHNLKLYVSEMEDIAGRTFDVLVNGEVVKERYTLSGDTDVIEIGSVYPAGGVITIKLQSAYSEEAGTMTNPILNGIAADMAVMSEVNMRLDAGNSDTSNMGNHDGLFEDAEFEVTGSGWYANGSTGTEEINSSLSGQKPVPDAGLGTALKSGRAGEDFGYKFKAAPGIYRVKLYFNDTSADDFTPGTFDVSVNGSVVEEGFTIPEQDKAYDITVTAEAKDGLIDIGLKASEGKAIVNAVIVEPYQEITGENLALNKPADASGQEADSMAAKYAVDGSQSTRYSSGQGSGQWISIDLEKKYMVDTVAVDWTPGAYATDYEVQVSADGNSWNTVKTVNSAYPGLNLVKFDPAEAQYVAIVSISNANEWGMSMTELGVYGEEITGSPAATVSTEDKGNHDYQVNVGLENIFNKYRNAVVEYTYDPAQITLNTDSAALNEEALLKTSEPTVTDNEDGTKTVRFSYGIKKQDAFKKAAELMNVTFTAEEGATRKLVTVNVSFSNAEGHVTALEKVITYVPNNFTHEDLGALIQDAEAQLNAAVVGPKPGEYTQEAVDTFKAAIDEAKAVPDGKEAAEYETAYVKLEAAMKAFTEAVNVAEYDTYYQDFAIADEANFEYTNASGQLTDEGMLLSIGGNGTAKDMNASAINQGIFRIRFTTDSIADQTLFTVGSGIMFGYDAGGGNWFYDKTAENGWGDFTKGHPLTENKEHEIIFKFVPSAGKAVGLYDLTLWYDGTELGSASNVPYSTEPGQYTLQTRRAAHGITVKEVYYGDEVPTHTISVTAGDNGTVSQTGDVSVDRETNKTFVIKPNKGYTVDKVLVDGKPAAVDNNKVTFEYVIEDHTLEVTFKKLETSSLEALIQEMKGIEADGYTPDSYQKFQEAIAAAEAVVENAASQKEITDAIVALGNAKDVLVPITLEAITVNTENAKTDYLLGDEFDAEGIVVEAVYNDGKSKPLNADEYTTTGFDSSVIGPKEITVTYTEGETVLTASFTVQVKLTVDTKGLELAITMAENLANGSQSFSPESWAAVEEALTEANEILTSLETTQGQVDDAFSKLISAITSLKPGVQKFGLEAAVQGAEAILADPATEERYTEGSAQAVKDALKAAKTVLDTEYGEDEVEAGQTAVNEATTNLLTAVSQMLDKDFARLHAVIAQAETILKDSGKYTAESVERLKNQLETARQTAANTELTGQEAREARQALEEAITGLVFKGNKAALETVMAKAQEILNNSGRYLAGSIEGLQEAFDKAKIVYDDLEAVQDEINAAVAELTKEVEEVRLLGDVDLNGVVNAADSALLLQYSVGLKELTEEQILIGDVNADNETNTTDATRILQMAAEKITTF, encoded by the coding sequence ATGAAATCATGGAAGCGATGGAACAGGGCGTTTGGTGCTACGCTGGCGACGGCTCTTGTCTGCACTTCGGTAAATTTCCCAGTCTATATACAGGCGGCTGTAGAAGACCAGGGAAGTGTACCTGCTGCAGTCACAGAGGAGATTCCCCAGGCAGTAGGAACGGTTTACCATGTGGACAGTGAAAACGGCAGTGATGAGAGCGGAGACGGGTCGGAGGCAAAACCATTTAAGACACTGGCAAAAGTGAACGCCATCGAATTGCAGCCGGGAGACGGCATCAGCCTGAAGAAAGGCAGTATTTTTGACAACCAGCAGCTTGCGCCTAAGGGAACAGGAACCCAGGAGAAACCAATTGTGATCGACACATACGGCGAGGGAAGTATGCCTGTTATCAATGCGGGAGGATTTAGAAGAACCGGCAATATGATCGACAGCGATATCCCTGGTGTTAAAGTTCCTGAATATGCAGGCTATAAAGAGGCAGTCCTGATCCAGAACATGGAATATACATATGTGACAGGACTGGAAGTGACCAATGATGACGCATTCAATGAGACAAGCGATGCAGCAGATGAAAACAATCTGAATTCCGGAAGTGATGATGTTGTTCCCAGGCGTCTGGGCATTCACGTTACCATTGATGAGCGGGAAACTGTAAACAAAACATTAGAGGACGACAAAGAGTACAATACCATCGTTATTGACGGTTGTTATGTACATGATGTAGACGGAAATGAAAACCGCGGTGTGAACAAAGTTGACGGCGGTATCGGCGTTGAAGTTATTTTCAGCTCAAAGGCAGGCGTTTATCCTTACTTTAACGGTGTGACGATACAGAACAACAGAATTGACCAGTGTGACCGTACAGGTATCAAGGCGATCCGCCTCTCAGACCTGGATCAGTTCAAAAACAATGATCCGAATAAAACCGGATACGATCCCAACAATGACGCGGACAACAACTCAGCCAATGACGGTGTGCGTCATGACAACATCCGCTATAAAGGCCAGGCACAGAGAGGCCTTCATATTGTCGGCAACTATCTGAGTGACATCGGCGGTGACGGTATTCTGGTCTGTGAAGCTCAGGGAGCAGTTGTTGAGCATAACGTAGTAAACGGACAGGCCATGCGTGCAAAAGGTGCCAATGCGGGTATCTGGGCATGGAACTCCTTTGATACCTTATTCCGCTATAACGAGAGCTTTGACGGACCTGCTTACAATCAGGACGGCTGTTCCTATGACAGTGATTACTGGTGTGCAGGTACTATCTTCGAGTATAACTACAGCCATGACACGCCTATGGGCTTTATGCTTATGATGGGAAACAACAACACAGATGTGATCCGTTATAATGTGAGCCAGAATGACGGTCTTGCATGGCGTCACGGAGCGGGAAATACAAATTCCGCCAGCTATATTTACAATAACGTATTCTATTACGACGGCGCCAACTGGGTATTCAACCACAGCAACGGCGGCGGCTCCGCAATGGGAAGCGCTTACAACTGGCATATGTACAACAACATTTACTATAACTACAATGAAGAAGTGACAAGTAAATGGGGAAGTGCGGATACAACGGCTGACAGTTGGAAGAACTCCTACCTGCAGCAGGCAGGGAACCTGGTGTATGAGGCCAGCGGCATCCATGATCCTGGTGAGATCCCTAATGCGATCCAGGCAGACCCGCTCTTTGAAAATCCGGGCGGCGGCCAGAGCGCAGTGATCAGTGAGGATGGTATGTCAGCAGTCTCCGATTGGGAATCCCTGAAAGCCTACGCGCTGAAGGATGGCTCACCGGCTATCGGAAATGGTGTGTATGTCAATGTAGTTCCGGCAACTAGCCAGGAAAACATGGGACTCTGGGATTACACCTCAGACAGAAATGCAAAGACCGACTTCTTCGGCAATCCTCTCTATGACGGTGCTCCAGATATCGGTATTATGGAGATGACTGGCGTAAAAGGCGCGGACTTCAGCCTTGAGAGCAACGCGGGATATAAAGTATATGATCCGGAATGCGGAGAATATCTTGCCAGCGGAGAAGACGGCCTGGAAGTCAATGCTTCAGGCAGCCAGTTCGTTATGGAAAACGCAGGCGGCGGCTATAAAGTGAAGATCTGGGATACAGAGAGCAATGCTTACTTGTATCTGAACATTGACGGCGGCGCAGCAGTTTTGACAGAAAAAGATGCTACTGTCTGGACAGCAGTTGACATGCTGAACGGACTTCATCAGTTAAAATCAGGGGATGACTTCCTTGTCTGCAATAATGACGGAACTCTTTCTCTGGGAGCAGCAGGTACTGACTGGAAATTTATTCTTCAGGAGCATTCCAAATCCTATAATGTGGGCGGAGATGCCATTGACGGATTCAGTGCAGACCAGGCTTATGACGCAAATAAAAAATTATCCGGTTATGTGGATGAATACAGCGGACTGACAAGCAGCAGAAGTGGTGTATATGCCACAGGTGTTACCGCGGATACGATTGAGTACAAGGTCTATGCATCAGATACTGCCCACAATCTGAAACTCTATGTTTCTGAGATGGAAGATATTGCCGGACGTACTTTTGACGTTCTGGTCAACGGTGAAGTGGTAAAAGAGAGATACACCCTATCCGGTGACACAGATGTTATCGAAATCGGCTCTGTATACCCTGCAGGCGGTGTTATTACGATCAAGCTTCAGAGCGCATACAGTGAAGAAGCCGGAACAATGACGAATCCTATTCTGAATGGTATCGCGGCAGATATGGCTGTAATGTCAGAAGTGAATATGAGACTGGATGCAGGTAATTCCGATACCTCCAATATGGGCAACCATGACGGATTGTTTGAGGATGCGGAATTTGAAGTGACAGGAAGCGGCTGGTATGCAAATGGTTCCACTGGAACAGAGGAGATTAACAGCAGCCTCAGCGGCCAGAAGCCTGTACCCGATGCAGGTCTTGGAACTGCACTTAAGAGCGGACGTGCCGGCGAAGACTTTGGATACAAATTCAAAGCAGCGCCTGGAATCTACAGAGTAAAACTGTATTTTAATGATACCAGCGCAGATGATTTCACACCCGGAACATTTGATGTGAGTGTCAACGGTTCTGTTGTGGAAGAAGGCTTCACCATTCCGGAACAGGATAAAGCATACGATATCACTGTTACGGCAGAGGCAAAAGACGGCCTCATTGATATCGGACTGAAAGCATCCGAAGGAAAAGCCATTGTCAACGCAGTTATCGTGGAACCTTATCAGGAAATAACAGGCGAGAATCTGGCGCTTAACAAACCGGCAGACGCAAGCGGTCAGGAAGCAGATTCCATGGCAGCAAAATACGCGGTTGACGGCAGCCAGTCCACACGCTACAGCAGCGGACAGGGAAGCGGACAGTGGATCAGCATAGATCTGGAAAAGAAATATATGGTAGATACAGTTGCGGTTGACTGGACACCGGGCGCTTATGCCACAGATTATGAGGTACAGGTATCTGCAGACGGAAATTCCTGGAATACTGTAAAGACAGTAAACAGCGCTTATCCGGGACTGAATCTTGTAAAATTTGATCCGGCAGAGGCTCAGTATGTAGCCATTGTTTCCATTAGCAACGCGAACGAATGGGGAATGTCCATGACAGAGCTGGGAGTATACGGTGAAGAGATCACAGGAAGCCCGGCTGCAACAGTGAGTACAGAGGATAAAGGAAACCATGACTACCAGGTAAATGTTGGCTTGGAGAATATATTCAACAAATACAGAAATGCAGTTGTGGAATATACTTATGACCCGGCTCAGATCACTTTAAACACAGACAGTGCCGCATTGAACGAAGAGGCGCTTCTGAAAACATCAGAGCCGACAGTGACAGACAATGAGGACGGAACCAAGACGGTTCGTTTCTCTTATGGAATCAAAAAACAGGATGCATTCAAGAAGGCTGCGGAACTTATGAATGTAACCTTTACGGCAGAAGAGGGAGCAACAAGAAAACTGGTAACTGTTAATGTATCTTTCAGCAATGCGGAAGGCCATGTGACCGCTCTGGAAAAAGTGATCACATATGTACCGAATAACTTTACGCATGAAGATTTAGGTGCTTTGATCCAGGATGCGGAAGCACAGTTGAATGCGGCAGTGGTTGGACCGAAACCTGGCGAATACACCCAGGAAGCAGTCGATACATTCAAAGCAGCCATCGATGAAGCAAAGGCAGTTCCGGACGGAAAAGAAGCGGCTGAATATGAAACAGCATATGTGAAGTTGGAAGCAGCTATGAAGGCATTTACTGAAGCGGTTAACGTGGCAGAATATGATACTTATTATCAGGATTTTGCAATAGCAGATGAAGCAAACTTTGAATATACAAATGCTTCCGGACAGCTTACGGATGAGGGTATGTTATTATCTATCGGAGGTAACGGAACTGCTAAGGATATGAATGCCTCCGCTATCAATCAGGGGATATTCCGTATCCGCTTTACCACAGACAGTATAGCAGACCAGACATTGTTTACAGTCGGAAGCGGAATCATGTTCGGGTATGATGCAGGCGGCGGAAACTGGTTCTATGATAAAACGGCAGAAAATGGCTGGGGTGACTTTACCAAAGGTCATCCGCTTACTGAAAATAAAGAGCATGAAATTATATTCAAATTTGTACCGAGTGCCGGCAAAGCAGTAGGATTATATGACCTGACTCTGTGGTATGACGGGACAGAATTAGGAAGTGCGTCCAATGTTCCTTACAGCACAGAACCCGGACAGTATACGCTGCAGACAAGAAGAGCAGCTCACGGAATTACCGTAAAAGAAGTATACTACGGTGATGAAGTTCCGACACATACCATCAGCGTAACAGCAGGTGACAACGGAACCGTCAGCCAGACAGGTGATGTATCTGTAGACCGTGAGACAAACAAAACATTTGTCATCAAACCGAATAAAGGTTATACGGTTGATAAAGTTCTTGTGGATGGCAAACCGGCAGCAGTGGATAATAACAAAGTTACATTTGAATATGTAATTGAAGACCATACTCTGGAAGTTACCTTCAAGAAGCTTGAGACATCCAGTCTGGAAGCCCTGATTCAGGAGATGAAGGGCATTGAGGCTGACGGTTATACACCGGACAGCTACCAGAAATTCCAGGAAGCTATTGCAGCGGCAGAGGCGGTTGTGGAAAATGCAGCATCCCAGAAGGAGATTACCGATGCCATTGTAGCCCTGGGCAACGCAAAAGATGTGCTGGTACCGATCACCCTTGAAGCCATCACAGTCAATACAGAAAATGCCAAGACAGACTATCTGTTAGGCGATGAATTCGACGCAGAAGGTATCGTGGTAGAAGCCGTTTATAATGACGGAAAATCAAAGCCGCTGAATGCAGATGAATACACCACCACCGGATTTGATTCCAGTGTGATCGGACCGAAAGAAATCACGGTGACTTATACAGAGGGAGAAACTGTATTGACAGCATCCTTTACTGTACAGGTTAAGCTTACAGTAGATACCAAGGGCCTGGAATTAGCCATTACCATGGCCGAGAACCTTGCAAACGGCAGCCAGTCCTTCTCACCGGAGAGCTGGGCAGCAGTGGAAGAGGCTCTTACTGAGGCGAATGAGATTCTGACAAGCCTTGAGACAACACAGGGACAGGTGGATGACGCGTTTAGTAAACTGATAAGCGCGATCACATCTCTGAAACCGGGTGTACAGAAGTTTGGTCTGGAAGCCGCTGTTCAGGGAGCGGAAGCAATCCTCGCGGATCCGGCCACAGAAGAACGCTATACAGAAGGCAGTGCCCAGGCAGTAAAAGACGCATTAAAGGCAGCCAAGACTGTATTAGATACCGAATACGGTGAGGATGAAGTAGAGGCAGGACAGACTGCAGTTAATGAGGCAACCACGAATCTGCTCACCGCAGTATCTCAGATGTTAGATAAGGATTTTGCCCGCCTGCATGCGGTCATTGCACAGGCAGAAACTATCCTGAAGGATTCCGGCAAATACACAGCAGAATCTGTGGAAAGACTTAAGAACCAGCTCGAAACAGCAAGACAGACAGCAGCCAATACAGAACTGACAGGTCAGGAAGCGAGAGAGGCTCGTCAGGCACTGGAAGAAGCCATTACAGGCCTTGTATTCAAAGGCAATAAGGCAGCACTGGAGACCGTTATGGCAAAAGCCCAGGAAATCCTCAACAATTCAGGCAGATATTTGGCAGGAAGTATTGAGGGTCTGCAGGAAGCCTTTGACAAAGCTAAGATTGTCTATGACGATCTGGAGGCAGTTCAGGATGAGATCAATGCAGCAGTAGCAGAACTTACAAAAGAAGTAGAAGAAGTAAGACTTCTCGGTGACGTGGATCTGAACGGTGTTGTGAATGCAGCAGACAGTGCACTGCTTTTGCAGTACAGTGTAGGACTCAAAGAACTGACAGAAGAGCAGATCCTCATCGGTGATGTGAATGCAGATAATGAGACCAACACAACTGACGCGACTAGAATACTTCAGATGGCAGCAGAGAAGATCACAACATTCTAA
- a CDS encoding barstar family protein, which translates to MRIVLDALYMDEKETAHRYLKEKMQFPDYYGGNLDALYDCLTEAEEMEIEVQNREQAQNYFLRIWSVLLDAAKENEGLRLIG; encoded by the coding sequence ATGAGGATAGTCCTGGACGCGTTATATATGGATGAGAAGGAGACAGCACACAGATATCTGAAGGAAAAAATGCAGTTCCCGGATTACTATGGGGGGAATCTGGACGCGCTGTACGACTGTCTTACAGAGGCGGAAGAGATGGAGATTGAAGTGCAGAACAGAGAGCAGGCGCAGAACTATTTTCTGCGGATATGGAGTGTCCTGCTGGACGCTGCAAAAGAGAATGAAGGTCTTCGATTGATTGGCTAA
- a CDS encoding ribonuclease domain-containing protein, which yields MVQIWRHKFKYICGILALLLCLLTGCTGITDKSADQTDIDIQQTSGQEEQNTEAEQNAETLEESGSYTSKEDVAAYIHQFRHLPDNFITKKEAKNAGWVSSKGNLSEAAPGKSIGGDRFGNYEGILPEKEGRQYYECDIDSDGGYRGAKRIIYSDDGLVYYTEDHYETFELLYGEENP from the coding sequence ATGGTTCAAATTTGGAGACATAAATTTAAATATATATGCGGCATTCTGGCACTGCTGCTCTGTCTTTTGACCGGATGTACCGGCATTACAGATAAAAGCGCAGACCAGACGGACATAGACATACAGCAGACGTCCGGACAGGAGGAGCAGAACACAGAGGCAGAGCAGAATGCAGAGACACTTGAGGAGTCTGGAAGCTATACCTCAAAGGAGGATGTGGCGGCTTATATCCATCAGTTCAGACACCTTCCGGACAACTTTATCACGAAGAAAGAAGCCAAGAACGCCGGATGGGTCAGCAGTAAGGGCAATCTGTCAGAAGCTGCGCCGGGCAAGAGTATCGGTGGGGACAGATTCGGCAATTATGAAGGAATTCTGCCGGAAAAAGAGGGACGGCAGTATTACGAATGTGACATTGACAGTGACGGAGGCTACCGGGGGGCAAAGCGGATCATTTACTCAGATGACGGCCTTGTGTATTACACGGAGGATCACTACGAAACTTTTGAGCTTTTGTATGGAGAGGAGAATCCATGA
- a CDS encoding HAD family hydrolase has product MEIRCIALDLDRTTLDGDGYLPEENRQALLEIMEKGVQVVVASGRALSTLPPAIREMQGIRYAITSNGAAVYELHTGKCLQQYKMTENSVRRIVDLTGKFPVTYEAFVDGEAYAPKAYVENPIQFGASVRAVPYIQGTRKPVGDILEFIRAHESVLDGVDIITGDQELKTRLWQLLDAEAEDVYITSSVAQLLEISYKDAGKHTGAAFLLDHLGLDREELAAFGDGDNDAELLAFAGIGIAVENASRKCKDAADYITLSNEACGVAYGIRNILKL; this is encoded by the coding sequence ATGGAAATCAGATGTATTGCCCTTGATCTGGACAGGACGACACTGGATGGGGATGGATATCTGCCGGAGGAAAACAGACAGGCCCTTTTGGAGATCATGGAAAAGGGCGTGCAGGTTGTGGTAGCCAGCGGAAGGGCACTCTCCACTCTGCCGCCGGCTATCAGAGAGATGCAGGGAATTCGGTATGCTATTACCTCAAACGGAGCCGCAGTCTATGAACTTCACACAGGAAAATGCCTGCAACAATATAAGATGACTGAGAACTCAGTGCGGCGCATTGTGGATCTGACCGGAAAATTTCCTGTGACCTACGAGGCATTTGTGGACGGGGAGGCATATGCGCCAAAGGCCTATGTGGAGAATCCCATACAGTTTGGAGCCAGCGTAAGGGCTGTACCGTATATCCAGGGGACCAGAAAGCCAGTGGGAGATATCTTGGAATTTATCCGTGCCCATGAGTCTGTACTGGACGGCGTGGACATTATAACCGGGGATCAGGAACTGAAAACCAGGCTTTGGCAGCTATTGGATGCGGAGGCAGAGGATGTGTATATCACTTCATCGGTGGCGCAGCTTCTGGAGATTTCCTATAAAGATGCCGGGAAACATACAGGAGCAGCCTTTTTGCTGGATCATTTGGGGCTGGATAGAGAGGAGCTTGCGGCGTTTGGGGATGGTGATAATGATGCGGAGCTTTTGGCATTTGCAGGGATCGGAATCGCAGTGGAGAACGCATCCCGGAAGTGCAAGGACGCCGCGGACTATATCACCCTGTCCAATGAAGCCTGCGGGGTTGCATATGGCATCAGGAATATACTAAAATTATAA
- a CDS encoding nucleotide pyrophosphohydrolase, with protein sequence MDKNTTVADLKGRVFDFCEERHWNKSHNPKDLSIGISTEANELMDLFRFKSNDQMKEMMRDERKRERIGEELADTLIFSLRFAQMYSFDIDDIIRDKMVKNAVKYPKPEK encoded by the coding sequence ATGGATAAAAATACAACCGTGGCGGATTTAAAAGGCAGAGTCTTTGATTTTTGTGAGGAGAGACATTGGAACAAGTCTCACAATCCCAAGGATTTATCTATTGGTATCTCCACAGAGGCCAATGAGCTGATGGATCTGTTCCGCTTTAAATCCAATGACCAGATGAAAGAAATGATGAGAGACGAGAGGAAGAGAGAACGTATAGGGGAAGAATTGGCAGATACACTGATCTTTTCCCTGCGTTTTGCCCAGATGTATTCCTTTGACATTGACGATATAATCCGTGACAAGATGGTAAAAAATGCGGTAAAGTATCCCAAGCCGGAAAAATGA
- a CDS encoding sensor domain-containing diguanylate cyclase, with protein MQRIFTRYISYVVAAALLAILVLNWGLQGRNARSQMIQNSALKLGQISQTIDNNEVELQNLKESLSEDYLTRAYAFAYIIQQNPSVLESQQEMERIAELLNVDELHVIDENGILFAGSISKYFGMDFHTTDQTKEFLSILDDPDSYLVQDIRPNGYEEKVFQYIGVARQDKKGIVQVGMAPTRMLEAQKRNQLDYIFSRVPVDAGGVLFAIDKDSGEVLAHSDEKMAGSSMEDLGLSEKEIADCRDGGFIRQDGEKIFCVIQEKGSLILGAGENEDQLYDERNTQTLLTFCYLLLVYLVTILVINRLLKYQIVDGMHTIMDDLNEITDGNLDTVVKVDSNPEFRQLSQGINKMVQGILDATVKISKVIDTLDLPIGVFEFNEDNERVMATERIRLVLDWSAEEMDQACRDRNVFREMLEKTLRAALDKRGSDFKIKENPEKWVRIFTTTENGSTFGIISDVTGEVQEKKRLEHERDYDSLTGLCNLDTFRKEVENILDEKDIGQCAMIMLDLDSFKGINDRFGHDWGDEYLRVCAGFLTEFNGEHGLAARRSGDEFCLFLHHYKTKQEIANDMEEFYSCLQQNPVVFPDQSRKTLEISSGLAWYGGGLNEFQTLLKAADYALYDAKNSGKGIMKQYSLN; from the coding sequence GTGCAGAGGATTTTTACCAGGTATATCAGCTATGTTGTCGCCGCAGCCCTTCTGGCCATTTTGGTGCTGAACTGGGGCCTGCAGGGACGTAATGCAAGAAGTCAGATGATACAAAACTCTGCTCTGAAGCTGGGACAGATTTCACAGACCATTGATAATAATGAAGTGGAACTGCAGAACTTGAAAGAGAGCTTAAGTGAGGATTATTTGACAAGAGCCTATGCTTTCGCCTATATTATACAACAGAATCCCAGCGTGCTGGAAAGCCAGCAGGAAATGGAGCGTATTGCGGAGCTGCTCAATGTGGATGAACTTCATGTGATAGATGAAAACGGGATCCTTTTCGCAGGAAGTATTTCCAAATACTTTGGCATGGACTTTCACACTACGGACCAGACAAAAGAATTTCTCAGTATTCTGGATGATCCGGATTCCTATCTGGTGCAGGATATAAGGCCTAACGGATATGAAGAGAAGGTGTTCCAGTATATCGGCGTTGCCCGTCAGGATAAAAAGGGAATTGTGCAGGTGGGAATGGCTCCGACCAGGATGCTGGAGGCCCAGAAGAGGAATCAGCTTGATTACATATTCTCCAGAGTTCCTGTGGATGCAGGAGGTGTACTCTTTGCCATAGACAAGGACAGCGGGGAGGTTCTGGCCCATTCAGATGAGAAGATGGCCGGCAGCAGTATGGAAGATTTGGGGCTTTCAGAAAAGGAGATCGCAGACTGCAGAGATGGAGGATTTATTCGTCAGGACGGAGAGAAAATCTTCTGTGTCATCCAGGAGAAAGGCAGCCTGATACTTGGAGCAGGGGAGAATGAGGATCAGCTTTATGACGAGAGGAATACGCAGACGCTTCTGACCTTCTGTTACCTGCTTTTGGTTTATCTGGTGACGATTCTGGTCATTAACCGGCTGTTAAAATATCAGATCGTGGATGGGATGCACACCATTATGGATGATCTGAATGAAATCACAGACGGCAATCTGGATACTGTGGTGAAGGTGGACAGCAATCCTGAGTTCAGACAACTGAGCCAGGGCATCAATAAAATGGTACAGGGGATTTTAGATGCAACAGTCAAGATTTCAAAGGTCATTGATACACTGGATTTACCTATAGGCGTTTTTGAATTCAATGAGGATAATGAAAGGGTTATGGCAACGGAGCGTATCCGCCTTGTACTTGACTGGTCCGCAGAGGAGATGGATCAGGCCTGCCGGGATAGGAATGTATTTCGGGAAATGCTGGAAAAGACTCTAAGAGCCGCTTTGGACAAAAGGGGCAGTGACTTTAAAATAAAGGAAAATCCTGAAAAATGGGTGCGTATATTCACCACTACAGAAAATGGCAGCACCTTTGGGATCATCTCAGATGTGACCGGGGAGGTACAGGAAAAGAAACGGTTGGAGCATGAGAGGGATTATGACTCTCTTACCGGTCTCTGCAATCTGGATACCTTCAGAAAAGAAGTGGAGAATATCCTGGATGAAAAGGATATCGGTCAGTGTGCAATGATTATGCTGGATCTTGACAGTTTCAAGGGGATAAACGATCGTTTTGGCCATGACTGGGGCGATGAATATCTGCGTGTCTGCGCAGGTTTCCTGACAGAATTCAATGGAGAGCACGGGCTTGCGGCTAGACGGTCCGGGGATGAATTCTGTCTGTTTCTGCACCACTATAAGACGAAGCAGGAGATTGCCAATGATATGGAAGAATTCTATAGCTGTCTTCAGCAGAACCCCGTGGTATTTCCTGATCAGAGCAGAAAGACACTGGAGATTTCTTCAGGGCTGGCCTGGTACGGCGGTGGTCTGAATGAGTTTCAGACGCTTTTAAAGGCGGCAGATTATGCGCTGTATGATGCCAAGAACAGTGGAAAGGGAATCATGAAACAGTATTCTCTGAACTGA